In Sulfurimonas sp. hsl 1-7, the genomic window GTGATGGTGAAAAAGCTATTCTTGGAACACCGGAATGGGCTACAAAATGGGGAGATCCTGTAACTAAAAACCTTTACGGAATGCCTTCAAAATATGAGCACAACGTAACTAGAAGATATACTAAACTTCTAGCATCTGGTAACTTTAGAGCTTCTATTGCTGTAACACCTATTCAAGAGTCTATGGGGATTATTACTCCAAATGGATTATTTTTCTCACGTTCTCACGGTGGTGTAGCGCATATTGATCCAAATGAGCATAGATTAATGATTACAGGTTTAGTGGAAAAACCTTTAGTATTAACTATGGAAGAATTAAAAAGATATCCAAGTGTAACTCGTACACACTTCATCGAATGTCCTGCTAATGGTGGACAAGAGTGGAGAGGACCACAATACAACTCTTTACAATTCTCTAAAGGATTTATGTCTTGTGCTGAGTGGACTGGTGTATACATCAAAGATATCTTAAAAGATCTTGGTGTCAAACCAGAAGCATTATGGATGCTTGCAGAGGGTGGAGACTCATCTAAAATGGGTAGAACTATCCCTATGGAAAAAGTTCTTGACGATGCTATGATCGTATGGGGTCAAAATGGTGAAGCACTTCGTCCAGAGCAAGGTTATCCAATTCGTTTACTTGTTCCAGGTTGGGAAGGTAACTTATGTGTTAAATGGCTAAGAAGATTAGACTTCGCTAGTGAGCCATGGTACTGTAAAGAGGAAACTTCTAAATATACAGTATTAAAACCTGATGGAAAAATTGTACAACACTTCTATGCAAATGAAGTTAACTCAACTGTAACTTCTCCGTCTCCAGAGATTGACTGGTCTCACTTAGAAGATGGTGATATCGTAGAGATCGAAGGTCTTGCATGGTCAGGTATGGGTACAATCAACGGTGTAGATATTTCATTTGACGGTGGTAAAAACTACGTTGAAGCACAACTCAAAGGTCTTGTATTACCTAAATGTTGGACTCGTTGGAGCTATATGCATACATACAAAAAAGGTGAGGAACTACTTCTTACTTCACGTGCTACTGATGATGCAGGTTATATCCAACCGACAATTGATCAAGAACTAACTAAAGTTGGTGTTGAAGCAGTTTATCATAGAAATGCAGTTGAAACATGGAAAGTTGAAAAAGACGGAACAGTAACTCACGTTCAAATCCGTTCAGAACTTACTCGTGATAAAGACGGTAATGTAATCATTGAGAAAAAAGGAGAAGCGTAATGATCAAATTTAGTAATAAGTTATTAGTATCAGCTTCTGTAGCTGCACTAGTATCATTTGGTTTCTCTGGATGTATGGAAAGCGCTACACCTACTAAAGCATCAATTGATGGTGGTGTAAACTATCCAGTAGTAAACGGAAAAACTAGTTCTTACTATGTAAATACTCAAGCTCATAACATGACTATTAATAACGGTCGTGTTCCGACAAAAGATGAGTACAATGCTTGGAACTCTGATGTAATGCCAGACGGTACAGGTTTACCGGAAGGTGAAGGTACTGTAACTGAAGGTGAAGAAGTTTACGAAGCTAAATGTGTAATGTGTCACGGTGACTTTGGTTCAGGTGGTGGTGGTTATCCAGCACTTTCTAAAGGTAATGCATATGAGATGTATAAAACATTAACACGTCAAAGACTAAAACCAGATTCTGATGGTCCTTCAAGATTCTTCGGTAGTTTCTGGGCAGAAGCTAGTACAATGTGGTGGTACATTAAAGATGCTATGCCACACCCGGCAACTGATACTTTAACAGATGACGAAGTATATTCATTAGTAGCTTATGTATTAAACGTAAATGAAATGGAAATTGATGGTGTGCCTGTAGATGAAGAGTATGTTCTTAACAAAGAGAACTTCTTAAAAATCAAAATGCCGGCAAAAGCTGTTTATGAGCCTGTAATTGATGGTCCACAAGGTCCTGAAAATGTTCGTAAATTCTATGCAAACCCAGATAACTTTGGTGGGCAAAAAGTAGCAAGAAGTGAACGTTGTATGACTAACTGTCAAGAGCCAACTGTTCATGTAGCTGAAATCACTGTTGGTATTAGTGACTTCCATCCACCAATGACATCTGTAAGAGACTTACCTGCTGAAGAGGGAACTTCTTCTTTTGATGCAAAAGCTGCTTATACAGAATCTTGTGCAATGTGTCACGACACTGGTGCAGCTCCAGCTCCTGGTGATAAAGGTGCATGGGCTCCATTACTTGCTAAAGGTATGGACGGTGTTTACAAAAATGGTCTAAACGGTACAGATGCTGGTATGCCGGCTAAAGGTGGTTCATCACTAAGTGATAAAGAATTTAAACTTGTAGTTGACTATATAGTTAACCAAAGCAAATAAATCTCAATTAAAGGAAAGATTATGGAAAGAAGACAATTTTTAAGTATGACTTTAGGTGCATTAGCTTTAGCTGTTGTACCTGCAAGCGTAAGAGCTGAGGATTTCAGAAAATCTAAACCAGCTGTATGGACTGCACACACTGTTGATGATTCTATCATGGCAATGTATGGTAAAAAAGACCTTACTATGAGTAATGTTAAATTAACTGCTGCTAAAGTTGCATCTGATAGCCCTAAAAAAGCTGTTGCATCTAACGGTGGTGCAATTCCAGTAGATTTTTCAGTATCTGTTCCTGCTAAAACTGTAGCAGTATTCCAAGATGCTAACCCAGAAGCTGCTGTATGTGTATACACTGTATCTAAATACGATGTTATGGATTATTCAATCAAAATCAAAATGGCTAAATCTGGTACTATTACTATCGTAGCTGAAGGTACTGACGGTAAACTTTATGCTGCTAAACAAACTTTAGATGTTGCACTTGGTGGATGTGAAGGTTAATCCCTTTTCATATATTTATATAAAAGAAAAAAATATAAGGATAAAAAATGGCTGATATTAAAGTAAAAGCAAAATCAAAATGGCTAAATCTGGTACTATTACTATCGTAGCTGAAGGTACTGACGGTAAACTTTATGCTGCTAAACAAACTTTAGATGTTGCACTTGGTGGATGTGAAGGTTAATCCCTTTTCATATATTTATATAAAAGAAAAAAATATAAGGATAAAAAATGGCTGATATTAAAGTAAAAGCAAAATTAAAAGGCGGCGTAGTTTCTGTTAAAGCAATGGCTAAACATGAGATGTCTACATACAACATGGCTGAGAAAAAAACTGGTGACTGAGAAAATGCTAACTTCATTACTCACGTAGTTGCTACTGTTAACGGTGAAACTGTAATGGAGATGTCTACTTCTCAATTCCTATCTAAGAACCCAATCTTTAAATTCGATATCAAAGGTATCGGTGCTAAAGGTGACTCTCTTGAAATGGTTGCTGTTGATAGAAAAGGTAACACTTTAAAAGGTAAAGGTAAAATTAAATAATTTTACTCTAAAAATTCCCCCTCATGGGGAAACCTACTCTCTTCCTAAATCAAGCTTCCAATTTCCACAAGGTTTAATTTTATGTTAAAAAAATCATTACTAAGTATTTTATATATTTTTATATTGTCAGCGATCCAACTTTCAGCAGAGATAATTGATATCGACAAAGCAGTTGAAGCATCTAAGAAAAGTGGGAAAACCCCTCTTGTGTATCTTCATAAAACAGGTTGTCCATACTGTGAAAGACTTGAAGAGTTTACTCTTGACGATGAGGATGTAGATCAATATATCAAAGAAAACTTCAAATTTATTATTATCAATGTTTCACACAAAGAAGATGTAGTTATATATGATAAAGAGCGTACAAGCGCTAAAGAGTTTGCAGAAAACATTGGATATAACTTCTATCCTTCTGTTTTGTTTTTCAGTAACTCCGGAGAACTAGATCACGGCAGTATCGGTTATATAGAAGAGAAAGACTTTCTTGCAATATTAAAGTATATGAAAACAGGCGCATTTAAAACAATGAGTATAGATGAATATAAAAAGAAAACCGGTTTTATTGAAGAGAATAGCGGTGAACTAATAGATAAGAGACAAAAACTATGAACGGCAAAGTTTTAAAACTTTTTATTACATCTAATGATGAACAAAAGACACGACTAACACCTGATGCTATTACAGTTGATGAAGATGGTGTTCTAGAAGATAAATTCTATAAAAAAGATTTAATGCGTGCCGTTTTAATTACGTCATTAGATAGTTATAATTTAGCTAAAGAGAACGGTATAGAGATAGAATATGGTCTTTTAGGGGAAAATATCCTCATAGATGCAAACCCTTATTCATTAGTTCCTGGGCAAACACTAAAAATCGGCGATACTATTTTAGAGATTACTCAAAACTGTACCCTCTGTAAAGGATTATCTACCGTAAGCTCAAAACTTCCAAAAATACTAAAAGATGATCGCGGTATCTTTGCAAAAGTAGTCAACGGTAAGTCTACAATCAATATCGGTGACATAGTAGAAATCTAACTCTGTTAATTAATTTTATTTATATCAAAAAAATGTTACATTTCTTCTATATAACACAAGTTAAGGAGTTGTTGTGACAAAATATACACTCATCTTTACCGCATTAATCACTATATTATTAAGTGGTTGTAGTAACCATAATGCCAAACCGACAAATGCAAAAGCTATACAAGACGTTCAAGTCTTTGTAGCTGATAATTCCGATGAAAAAATTACACCGACAACTATAGAAGAGGGGTTTATTTCAGTAGGTATGGACGTACCTGGAAATAATAATATGAATAAACCGTTTTCACAAAGATTTGGAAACACTCACTATAAAGTGTATAACCTTGCAATGTATCAAGATCCAAAGTCAAGTCTGAAACTTGTAAAAAAATATCCTAAATTCGGTGCCTTAATCCCATTAACAATGTCTATTTGGTCTGATGGTAAAACGATGAATATATCAACACTTACTTTAGATGGTATGGCTAGAGCTACGGGCATATCTGTTGATGATCCGGATTTAGTGGCATATAGTAAAAAAATCCATGCGGCCTTAAAAGCTGCAATGCCTAATGGTAGTTTTAAAAAACTAAATTATAATGTCGCTCCAAGAGATCAAACATTAGCAACAGATTTTGTATTTGACATAGATTTAGACGGTGCAAATCCGATTGACTGGAAAGAAGATACAGAATCAGAATATGAAGCTGAGATGGAACCCTTAGGATTTTTATTCCCGAACTTTACAAATCTTCAAGAAGAGCTGTTTGATGATGCAGATTATCATAAATATGATTTTTATGATACCTACTCTATTTGTAAATTTGATGTAATATATCCTGTCTCAAAACTACATCCTGAAGCTGGAGCATGGGCACCTTGTTCTTTTTATTTTTATAAAATAAAAGGGGAAAATAAAGTACATATGGGCTGGTTATCTGTTGAAAACTGGATTACCTCTTTAGATATACAAGACAAAGAGTCTATAGAACCCCTTAGAGAAGCTCAAGGGATGATTGAAGATATTTTAAATGATATGCTGAAATAATAAAAGGAGATTTTTGAACTTACCTAGTTTTTTAAATAAGTACGGGGAAGAGGTTCCCGGATATGACGTAAGAGTTATTAACGAAAGAGAAGCAAGAGCGGCAGCAGGTATACTTGGAACACTTGGAATAATGGTTATCTTTATCGGTATAGGGTTTAACCACATCATTGTAGCCAGAGTATATATTGCATTTTTATGGTTTGAATTTCTACTTAGAATTACAAAACCAAGTTATGCACCCTCTTTACTACTTGCAAGATTTTTTGTACAAAATCAAACACCGGAGTATGTAGGTGCAGCACAAAAACGTTTTGCATGGGCAATTGGGTGGTTTATCTCATTTCCTATGATCTATTGGTTTGTGCTTAACTGGGATATCACTTTCTACAAAGTTTTAATTTGTGTGCTTTGTGCCGCATTGATGTTTTTTGAAAGTGCTTTTTCTATATGTCTTGGATGTATGCTTTACAAATACATTAAAAAAGAAGACCCTCAATATTGTCCAGGAGGTGTTTGTGAAGTTCGTAAGAAAGAGCCTATACAAACATTCAATCTTATGCAAAAAATCATAGCAGGTGTAACTGCTATTGGGCTTGTAGTTGGTATATACCTCTTCTTGGCATATACTGAGCCTAAAACATTCTTTGGAGACTTTCTCCATGAAGCAGTACTAACAGATGCACAGCTCCAAGCACAAAAAGATGCAGCCTATGAAAAAGAGATGGCAGCAGAGTTTGGAGATGAGGATGAAGAGGAGTAAATCCCTCTTATCCTTATTCTATTTATAATACTTTACAACTCCATCCATTTTTGAACCCATATTTAAAAGTACCATATCCGCAATTACAAGAGCAGCCATAGCTTCACAAACAATAGTCCCACGGATAGCTACACAAGGATCGTGACGCCCTTTTAAAGAGAAATCAACCTCTTCATTTGTCGTAGTGATAGTATGCTGTTCTTGAAAGATAGATGGTGTTGGTTTAAAATACACATTTAAAACAATATCATCCCCGTTACTGATCCCACCAAGAATTCCACCTGAGTGATTTGACTCAAACCCATTCGCACGTATTTGATCATTGTTTTGCGATCCTAGTGTTTTAGCACTCAAACACCCATCACCTATCTCAACAGCTTTTACAGCGTTTATACCCATCATAGCATCAGCTAAAACACCATCTAATTTATAGTATAGGGGTTGCCCTAACCCAATAGGTGCATTCTTTACCACAACACGGCTAACACCGCCGACAGAATCATGTCTGTTTTTTGCTTCTAAAATAGCATCTTTTTGCGCCTGTTCAACATCAGAGTCCAGTGCATAGATGATACTATCTTTTACACCCTCATAATTGAATTTTTGAGCAGTTATTCCGGCAACTTCACTAATACCGCTTAACACTTCAACATCAAGCTCTTTCAGCATTAGTTTCGCTATTGCTCCTGCAGCTACACGTGCAGCCGTTTCTCTTGCTGAACTTCTTCCACCACCACGGTAATCTCGAAGACCGTATTTATGAAAGTAAGTAAAGTCTGCATGCCCCGGACGAAATACATCTTTAATGTT contains:
- a CDS encoding thiosulfate oxidation carrier protein SoxY, encoding MERRQFLSMTLGALALAVVPASVRAEDFRKSKPAVWTAHTVDDSIMAMYGKKDLTMSNVKLTAAKVASDSPKKAVASNGGAIPVDFSVSVPAKTVAVFQDANPEAAVCVYTVSKYDVMDYSIKIKMAKSGTITIVAEGTDGKLYAAKQTLDVALGGCEG
- a CDS encoding c-type cytochrome, with translation MIKFSNKLLVSASVAALVSFGFSGCMESATPTKASIDGGVNYPVVNGKTSSYYVNTQAHNMTINNGRVPTKDEYNAWNSDVMPDGTGLPEGEGTVTEGEEVYEAKCVMCHGDFGSGGGGYPALSKGNAYEMYKTLTRQRLKPDSDGPSRFFGSFWAEASTMWWYIKDAMPHPATDTLTDDEVYSLVAYVLNVNEMEIDGVPVDEEYVLNKENFLKIKMPAKAVYEPVIDGPQGPENVRKFYANPDNFGGQKVARSERCMTNCQEPTVHVAEITVGISDFHPPMTSVRDLPAEEGTSSFDAKAAYTESCAMCHDTGAAPAPGDKGAWAPLLAKGMDGVYKNGLNGTDAGMPAKGGSSLSDKEFKLVVDYIVNQSK
- a CDS encoding DUF4395 domain-containing protein; the protein is MNLPSFLNKYGEEVPGYDVRVINEREARAAAGILGTLGIMVIFIGIGFNHIIVARVYIAFLWFEFLLRITKPSYAPSLLLARFFVQNQTPEYVGAAQKRFAWAIGWFISFPMIYWFVLNWDITFYKVLICVLCAALMFFESAFSICLGCMLYKYIKKEDPQYCPGGVCEVRKKEPIQTFNLMQKIIAGVTAIGLVVGIYLFLAYTEPKTFFGDFLHEAVLTDAQLQAQKDAAYEKEMAAEFGDEDEEE
- the soxC gene encoding sulfite dehydrogenase, producing the protein MDKKSQENIDNLSNSTEKSIGRRDFFRKTAAMAGTAIAGTSLLSSNAMANEHAGGDGEKAILGTPEWATKWGDPVTKNLYGMPSKYEHNVTRRYTKLLASGNFRASIAVTPIQESMGIITPNGLFFSRSHGGVAHIDPNEHRLMITGLVEKPLVLTMEELKRYPSVTRTHFIECPANGGQEWRGPQYNSLQFSKGFMSCAEWTGVYIKDILKDLGVKPEALWMLAEGGDSSKMGRTIPMEKVLDDAMIVWGQNGEALRPEQGYPIRLLVPGWEGNLCVKWLRRLDFASEPWYCKEETSKYTVLKPDGKIVQHFYANEVNSTVTSPSPEIDWSHLEDGDIVEIEGLAWSGMGTINGVDISFDGGKNYVEAQLKGLVLPKCWTRWSYMHTYKKGEELLLTSRATDDAGYIQPTIDQELTKVGVEAVYHRNAVETWKVEKDGTVTHVQIRSELTRDKDGNVIIEKKGEA
- a CDS encoding MOSC domain-containing protein: MNGKVLKLFITSNDEQKTRLTPDAITVDEDGVLEDKFYKKDLMRAVLITSLDSYNLAKENGIEIEYGLLGENILIDANPYSLVPGQTLKIGDTILEITQNCTLCKGLSTVSSKLPKILKDDRGIFAKVVNGKSTINIGDIVEI
- a CDS encoding thiosulfate oxidation carrier complex protein SoxZ, with the protein product MTHVVATVNGETVMEMSTSQFLSKNPIFKFDIKGIGAKGDSLEMVAVDRKGNTLKGKGKIK
- the aroC gene encoding chorismate synthase produces the protein MNSFGQKLRFSTFGESHGTALGCILDGVPAGLEIDEAFIQSELDRRKPGKSEFETARKEADKVEILSGVFEGKSTGTPIAMVIYNTNQKSKDYSNIKDVFRPGHADFTYFHKYGLRDYRGGGRSSARETAARVAAGAIAKLMLKELDVEVLSGISEVAGITAQKFNYEGVKDSIIYALDSDVEQAQKDAILEAKNRHDSVGGVSRVVVKNAPIGLGQPLYYKLDGVLADAMMGINAVKAVEIGDGCLSAKTLGSQNNDQIRANGFESNHSGGILGGISNGDDIVLNVYFKPTPSIFQEQHTITTTNEEVDFSLKGRHDPCVAIRGTIVCEAMAALVIADMVLLNMGSKMDGVVKYYK
- a CDS encoding thioredoxin family protein, giving the protein MLKKSLLSILYIFILSAIQLSAEIIDIDKAVEASKKSGKTPLVYLHKTGCPYCERLEEFTLDDEDVDQYIKENFKFIIINVSHKEDVVIYDKERTSAKEFAENIGYNFYPSVLFFSNSGELDHGSIGYIEEKDFLAILKYMKTGAFKTMSIDEYKKKTGFIEENSGELIDKRQKL